The proteins below come from a single Gemmatimonadota bacterium genomic window:
- a CDS encoding Gfo/Idh/MocA family oxidoreductase, protein MRPIRLGVVGLGLGQWIVETAKKIEGAHVVAAAENMPDRLDGMGGYRAYEKENDLRLYEDADQMMDSESLDAIALAVTPKHRRALIESAGNRGIPMLIEKPWAGTVKSGRELVDLCNSFDLPCQVEFPIRCMPAMVRLRELLKGDLGKGWMANGNLMVGWCPPPESKHWDPENHNGLINECYVHLFDTLAFLLGKPKSVFSFGGSFRGSPMPDAAAAVIEFESGASASLTCGGIGAACADGGHLLDIWTENGLARITGTQWLPDTLEWGLRAANKSTVETFQAPGRTTLMEYNMRAFFNAVRSGAPVAATPEDGLIATAIAMAIQESIVTGNRVAVDY, encoded by the coding sequence ATGAGACCCATCAGGCTTGGTGTTGTTGGTCTTGGTCTTGGTCAATGGATAGTAGAAACTGCGAAGAAAATCGAGGGTGCCCACGTTGTGGCAGCTGCGGAGAATATGCCTGATCGATTGGACGGTATGGGGGGTTATAGAGCCTATGAGAAGGAAAATGATCTCAGGCTTTACGAAGATGCAGACCAGATGATGGATAGCGAATCGTTGGACGCGATCGCACTTGCGGTGACGCCCAAACATCGCAGAGCGCTGATCGAATCGGCTGGCAACAGGGGCATTCCAATGCTGATCGAGAAGCCCTGGGCAGGGACTGTCAAAAGTGGAAGAGAGTTGGTTGACTTGTGCAACAGTTTTGATTTGCCCTGTCAGGTCGAATTTCCGATCCGTTGTATGCCTGCAATGGTGCGGTTGCGAGAACTCCTGAAAGGCGACCTCGGAAAAGGGTGGATGGCGAATGGCAATCTGATGGTGGGCTGGTGTCCTCCTCCAGAATCAAAACACTGGGATCCGGAAAACCACAATGGGCTTATCAACGAGTGCTATGTACATCTTTTCGACACGCTGGCATTTTTACTGGGCAAGCCCAAATCCGTATTCTCATTTGGGGGATCCTTCAGAGGTAGCCCAATGCCAGATGCGGCAGCAGCAGTCATTGAGTTTGAGTCTGGGGCCTCCGCTTCGCTGACTTGTGGTGGCATTGGTGCTGCTTGTGCTGATGGCGGACATCTTCTGGATATTTGGACAGAGAACGGACTGGCACGCATAACTGGCACGCAATGGCTACCGGATACGCTGGAATGGGGACTGAGGGCGGCCAATAAATCTACAGTTGAGACGTTTCAGGCGCCTGGGCGAACGACCCTGATGGAGTACAATATGCGTGCATTTTTCAACGCTGTCCGAAGTGGCGCCCCCGTAGCTGCAACACCGGAAGACGGACTGATTGCAACAGCCATCGCGATGGCTATTCAGGAATCTATTGTTACGGGGAATCGCGTTGCGGTGGACTATTAG
- a CDS encoding nucleotidyl transferase AbiEii/AbiGii toxin family protein: MTRGFESFLALPEQDRRDILEAAAARLDTLPSYVEKDFWVCLVLDTLFNRRPEGHPRLLFKGGTSLSKAFGLIKRFSEDIDLVVFRDGLGFEGERDPTVASQLSNKKRAALFGELRAACSGYIQGALRTALAGRIDELPTSCQIVPDEGDVDRQTLFIEYPTLFPSGDVTYVAPRVKIEAGARSALDPSQHCTVTSYIADELPDWSFTAEGIRVIAPERTYWEKLLILHGAYCGYRDAGRLPTDKDRISRHYYDVAVITSTEVGRSALANIDLLEAVRNHNLVAFRQAWKRFEEAAPGSVRLVPQAELRKVIEQDYRAMQGMILGETPDFGWVTDQLRQAEAAINGI; encoded by the coding sequence ATGACCAGGGGCTTTGAATCGTTTCTCGCCCTACCGGAGCAGGACAGGCGGGACATTCTTGAAGCGGCGGCAGCCCGCCTTGATACGTTGCCGAGCTATGTGGAGAAGGACTTCTGGGTTTGCTTGGTTCTCGACACGTTGTTCAATCGGCGTCCCGAGGGGCATCCGAGGCTGCTTTTCAAGGGTGGAACGTCGCTGTCCAAAGCCTTCGGACTCATTAAGCGCTTTTCCGAGGACATCGATCTCGTGGTGTTCCGCGACGGTCTTGGCTTCGAAGGGGAGCGCGACCCGACCGTAGCTAGCCAACTGTCGAACAAGAAACGGGCCGCGCTGTTCGGAGAACTCAGGGCGGCGTGCAGTGGATACATTCAGGGGGCACTGAGGACAGCTCTGGCGGGTCGGATTGACGAGCTCCCGACCAGTTGTCAGATCGTTCCGGATGAGGGCGATGTTGACAGACAAACGCTCTTCATCGAATACCCAACCCTCTTTCCAAGCGGAGACGTCACCTATGTGGCCCCGCGTGTGAAGATTGAGGCGGGAGCGAGGTCGGCACTCGACCCCAGCCAGCACTGCACGGTCACCTCCTATATCGCCGATGAGCTTCCTGACTGGTCGTTCACAGCGGAGGGTATTCGCGTGATCGCGCCCGAGCGCACCTATTGGGAGAAGCTGCTGATCCTGCATGGCGCATATTGCGGATACCGGGACGCCGGGCGCCTGCCAACTGACAAGGATCGCATCTCGCGTCACTACTACGATGTCGCGGTGATCACGTCGACGGAAGTCGGCAGGTCGGCCTTAGCCAACATCGACCTGCTGGAAGCGGTTCGGAACCACAACCTTGTCGCGTTCCGACAGGCCTGGAAGCGGTTCGAAGAAGCGGCTCCAGGATCGGTGAGACTGGTTCCTCAAGCGGAACTGCGCAAGGTGATCGAACAAGACTACCGAGCCATGCAGGGCATGATCCTCGGTGAGACCCCGGATTTCGGATGGGTCACGGATCAGCTTCGACAGGCCGAAGCTGCGATAAACGGAATTTGA
- a CDS encoding DUF6088 family protein produces MTGIADKIMQRMSVHDSGRWVCTPRDFLDLGSREAVDQALSRLVKAGRLRRVGHGLYDRPRISNVLNRPAPVDLDAAITALARRDGVRIMPDGLVAANQLGLTNAVPAKVSYLTDGHSRTLKIGGRTVRFRHAGPSVMRWAGRPAAPVVQALRWLGPRVAVDGEIVSALSRHLPDDVKLDLLHNSRDLPGWALPLARSIASDQAVAV; encoded by the coding sequence ATGACCGGAATCGCCGACAAGATCATGCAGAGGATGTCCGTTCACGATAGCGGAAGATGGGTATGCACGCCGAGGGACTTCCTGGACCTCGGCAGCCGCGAGGCTGTTGACCAGGCTCTGTCGCGTCTCGTCAAGGCGGGACGGCTGCGCCGGGTGGGCCATGGCCTGTACGACAGGCCGAGGATTAGCAATGTGCTGAATCGTCCTGCGCCCGTCGATCTGGATGCGGCCATCACAGCACTGGCACGGCGGGATGGCGTGCGGATCATGCCGGATGGATTGGTGGCCGCGAATCAGTTGGGTCTCACCAACGCCGTGCCCGCGAAGGTCAGCTACTTGACGGATGGCCATTCCAGGACCCTCAAGATTGGCGGAAGAACTGTCCGGTTCCGGCATGCGGGCCCAAGCGTCATGCGGTGGGCGGGAAGACCCGCCGCGCCAGTAGTTCAGGCACTGCGGTGGTTGGGCCCCCGTGTAGCCGTGGACGGAGAGATCGTCTCGGCGCTGAGTCGCCATCTTCCCGACGATGTGAAGCTCGATCTGTTGCACAACAGCCGCGATCTTCCCGGCTGGGCATTGCCGCTGGCGCGCAGCATCGCGAGCGATCAGGCCGTTGCCGTATGA